The uncultured Methanoregula sp. genomic sequence GTTGACGAGTGCCCGCGCAACTGCAACCCGCTGCTGCTGGCCACCAGATAACTGGTTGGGCCGGTGAGCACTCATGTCGCTGTCGAATCCCACGGATTTCAGGACATCGGCGGCTTTCCCGGAAGTATCCCGCTTTTTATATTTCAGGATAAGGGGATATTCCACATTCTCGTAAGCGGTGAGAAGGGGAATGAGGTAAAACTTCTGGAAAATATATCCAATGATATCGCGGCGCATGTGCGTGCGTTCAAGCGCGGTCATTGCCGACACGTCTCTGCCATCGATATACATTTTTCCTGATGTAGGAACATCGAGGATCCCGAGCTGGTTCATCATCGTGGATTTGCCGGAGCCCGAAGGCCCCATGATAGCAATAAATTCATTTTCCTTAATTTCGAGGGAGACATGGTCAAGTGCAATAAAATCGCCACTCTCCAGGTGATAGACTTTCGACACGTCGTCGAGCCGTATAAGGGGAGTGTCACTCATGGTCAGCCTGATTTAGTCGCGCTTTAGTTTTTTCGCAACCCATTTCCGTTTTGTATACAGGACAATGGCGATTACGAGGATG encodes the following:
- a CDS encoding ABC transporter ATP-binding protein produces the protein MSDTPLIRLDDVSKVYHLESGDFIALDHVSLEIKENEFIAIMGPSGSGKSTMMNQLGILDVPTSGKMYIDGRDVSAMTALERTHMRRDIIGYIFQKFYLIPLLTAYENVEYPLILKYKKRDTSGKAADVLKSVGFDSDMSAHRPNQLSGGQQQRVAVARALVNEPKILLCDEPTGNLDRKTGLQIMDLLVGLHSEGKTVILVTHDQKIAEYAHRTIELEDGRIVKS